A window from Alphaproteobacteria bacterium encodes these proteins:
- the rpsA gene encoding 30S ribosomal protein S1: MSDSSTIPAEAPKPSESFEDLLNESLDDSGSFEGQVVAGRIISVENDAVLVDVGLKSEGRVPLREFGPPAIRPELKPGDEVEVFIERMEDRNGEAVLSRERARREEAWTVLEKAFADSERVTGTIFGRVKGGFTVDLSGAVAFLPGSQVDIRPIRDITPLLGQPQPFQILKMDRQRGNIVVSRRVVLEESRAEERSKLVADLREGDVLKGVVKNITDYGAFIDLGGVDGLLHVTDIAWKRVNHPTEVLNVGETVEVKVIRFNPETERISLGMKQLQPDPWDGVAAKYVIGGRYTGRVTNITDYGAFVELEPGVEGLVHVSEMSWTKKNIHPGKIVSTSQEVEVMVLDIDPEKRRISLGLKQTQENPWTDFEKKYQVDSIIEGEIKNITEFGLFVGLTDDIDGMVHLSDLDWHEPGEEALKRYNKGDVIKAKVLDVDVDKERVSLGVKQLEDDPMEGAFEGIRRGNVVTCTVSAITEGGIEVMVNDKVPGFIRRTDLSKERSEQRPDRFAVGEKVDARITSIDRKDRRLSLSIKAQEAAEEKEAMQQYGSSDSGASLGDILGPAISKATENATEDSRSDENSEADAEEDTDGGDKA, from the coding sequence ATGTCTGACAGTTCCACCATTCCCGCCGAGGCGCCCAAGCCTTCGGAAAGTTTTGAAGACCTTCTCAACGAATCGCTCGATGACAGCGGCAGCTTCGAGGGCCAGGTCGTCGCCGGCCGGATCATTTCGGTCGAGAACGACGCCGTTCTCGTCGATGTCGGCCTCAAGTCGGAAGGCCGCGTGCCGCTCCGCGAGTTCGGACCGCCCGCGATCCGCCCCGAACTGAAACCGGGCGACGAAGTCGAAGTCTTTATCGAGCGTATGGAAGACCGCAACGGTGAAGCCGTGCTCAGCCGCGAACGCGCGCGTCGCGAAGAGGCCTGGACCGTGCTGGAAAAAGCCTTCGCCGACAGTGAACGCGTCACCGGCACGATTTTCGGCCGCGTCAAGGGCGGGTTCACCGTGGACCTGTCAGGGGCCGTGGCCTTCCTGCCTGGCAGCCAGGTGGATATCAGGCCGATCCGCGACATCACACCCCTGCTGGGTCAGCCTCAGCCGTTCCAGATTCTCAAGATGGATCGCCAGCGCGGCAATATCGTCGTCTCCCGCCGCGTGGTTCTGGAAGAATCGCGCGCGGAGGAGCGCTCCAAGCTGGTCGCAGATCTGCGCGAGGGCGACGTGCTCAAGGGCGTGGTCAAGAATATCACCGATTATGGCGCCTTCATCGATCTGGGCGGCGTCGACGGACTGTTGCACGTGACCGACATCGCCTGGAAACGGGTCAATCATCCGACCGAAGTCCTCAATGTCGGCGAGACGGTGGAAGTAAAGGTCATTCGCTTCAACCCCGAGACCGAGCGGATCAGCCTTGGCATGAAGCAGCTTCAGCCCGACCCCTGGGACGGCGTGGCCGCGAAATATGTCATTGGCGGACGCTACACCGGCCGGGTGACGAACATCACGGACTACGGCGCGTTCGTCGAGCTGGAGCCCGGCGTCGAGGGCCTTGTCCATGTTTCCGAGATGAGCTGGACGAAGAAAAACATTCATCCGGGCAAGATCGTGTCGACCAGCCAGGAAGTCGAAGTGATGGTGCTGGACATCGATCCGGAGAAGCGGCGCATCAGCCTCGGCCTCAAGCAGACCCAGGAAAACCCCTGGACCGATTTCGAGAAGAAGTACCAGGTCGATTCGATCATCGAGGGCGAAATCAAGAACATCACCGAATTCGGTCTCTTCGTCGGCCTGACTGACGATATCGACGGGATGGTTCACCTTTCCGATCTGGACTGGCACGAGCCGGGCGAGGAAGCCCTCAAGAGGTACAACAAGGGCGACGTCATCAAAGCCAAGGTACTTGACGTGGACGTCGACAAAGAACGTGTCAGCCTGGGCGTCAAGCAGCTTGAGGACGACCCGATGGAAGGGGCTTTCGAGGGCATCCGGCGAGGCAATGTGGTGACCTGCACGGTATCGGCCATCACCGAGGGCGGAATCGAGGTCATGGTGAATGACAAGGTGCCGGGCTTCATCCGCCGGACCGACCTGTCCAAGGAGCGGAGCGAGCAGCGCCCTGACCGGTTTGCCGTGGGCGAAAAAGTGGATGCCCGCATCACGTCGATCGACCGCAAGGACCGCCGGCTCAGCCTGTCCATCAAGGCGCAGGAAGCGGCTGAGGAAAAAGAAGCCATGCAGCAATATGGCTCGTCCGACAGCGGGGCCAGCCTGGGTGACATCCTGGGGCCGGCAATTTCCAAGGCGACCGAGAACGCCACGGAAGACTCGCGCTCGGACGAGAATTCCGAGGCCGACGCGGAAGAGGATACGGACGGGGGCGACAAGGCCTAG
- the aroA gene encoding 3-phosphoshikimate 1-carboxyvinyltransferase — protein MPERERSVSLTAQPLTAAPSGPLSGDAAVPGDKSISHRALIMGALAIGDSEITGLLEGDDVRRTARALEAFGARIARDPDGATWRIRGVGIGGLREPADVLDLGNSGTGARLLMGLVASHPIQAVFTGDQSLRQRPMGRVTAPLEKIGAVAMTRQDGRMPVTIRGTSSPVPIAYASPVASAQVKSAVLLAGLNIRGRTTVIESIPTRDHTELMFRHFGVEVTTEPAPEAGDAALAVTVTGQPEITGRTVTVPADPSSAAFPIVAGLVVPGSSVRLANIGLNPLRTGFLDTLEEMGAHIVVENDRRAAGEPVGDLHVSFGELRGVDVPASQAARMIDEYPVLAVAAAYARGTTRFNGIGELRVKESDRIAAMMKGLVAAGVRAEAGEDWMEIHGTGQPPRGIAEGAPPIETRHDHRIAMAFLTLGLGAENAVTVDDGAMIETSFPGFQAVMRGLGAKITDGRKEP, from the coding sequence TTGCCTGAACGTGAAAGGAGCGTTTCCCTGACTGCTCAGCCACTCACCGCCGCGCCGTCGGGCCCGCTTTCGGGCGATGCCGCCGTGCCGGGCGACAAGTCCATTTCGCACCGGGCGCTCATCATGGGCGCCCTCGCCATTGGCGACAGCGAGATCACGGGCCTGCTCGAGGGTGATGACGTGCGCCGGACCGCGCGCGCACTGGAAGCCTTCGGCGCGCGCATCGCGCGCGACCCGGATGGCGCCACGTGGCGGATCCGCGGTGTCGGCATAGGCGGGCTTCGCGAGCCGGCGGATGTACTCGATCTCGGTAATTCCGGTACCGGCGCGCGCCTGCTGATGGGTCTCGTCGCGAGCCATCCGATACAGGCGGTCTTTACTGGTGACCAGTCGTTGCGCCAGCGCCCGATGGGGCGCGTGACCGCACCGCTCGAGAAAATCGGCGCCGTTGCGATGACGCGCCAGGACGGGCGCATGCCGGTCACGATTCGGGGCACATCCAGCCCCGTGCCGATTGCCTACGCGAGCCCCGTCGCGTCTGCGCAGGTCAAATCGGCGGTGCTCCTGGCCGGTCTCAACATCCGCGGCCGCACCACGGTGATAGAGTCGATACCGACACGCGATCATACCGAACTGATGTTCCGTCATTTCGGCGTCGAGGTGACGACCGAGCCGGCGCCCGAAGCCGGCGACGCAGCGCTCGCGGTCACCGTAACGGGGCAGCCCGAGATCACCGGTCGGACGGTGACGGTGCCGGCCGATCCCAGCTCGGCCGCTTTCCCGATCGTTGCCGGGCTGGTGGTGCCGGGATCGTCGGTCCGGCTCGCCAATATCGGCCTCAACCCGCTGCGCACCGGCTTTCTGGATACGCTCGAGGAGATGGGCGCCCATATCGTCGTCGAGAACGACCGGCGGGCGGCGGGCGAGCCTGTGGGCGATTTGCACGTCAGCTTCGGGGAACTGCGCGGTGTCGATGTGCCGGCGAGCCAGGCCGCGCGCATGATCGACGAGTATCCCGTCCTCGCCGTCGCCGCCGCCTATGCGCGGGGGACGACGCGCTTCAACGGGATCGGCGAATTGCGGGTCAAGGAAAGCGACCGGATCGCCGCCATGATGAAGGGGCTGGTCGCCGCCGGTGTCCGGGCCGAGGCGGGCGAGGATTGGATGGAGATTCACGGCACCGGCCAGCCGCCGCGTGGCATTGCGGAAGGCGCTCCGCCCATCGAGACCCGCCACGACCACCGGATCGCGATGGCCTTCCTCACGCTGGGGCTGGGCGCCGAAAACGCCGTCACCGTCGATGACGGGGCAATGATCGAAACCAGTTTTCCCGGTTTCCAGGCGGTCATGCGCGGGCTGGGGGCGAAGATCACCGACGGCCGGAAGGAACCCTAG
- the pyrF gene encoding orotidine-5'-phosphate decarboxylase: MISPSPVFVAIDTPDLERARGLARSLAGAVGGLKLGKEFFTAHGPAGVRELRETGLPVFLDLKFHDIPNTVAGAVRAATALDIDMLTVHASGGPAMIAAAREAARDGAAAAGCRQPLVLAVTVLTSLDEADLEAVGQTGPVADQVERLAVLAAGAGADGIVASPREIKRLRARMGAGIRLVVPGIRPGWAVAGDQKRVTTPREAMDMGADILVIGRPITEAEDPAAAARKIAAEISAAHPPRG, encoded by the coding sequence ATGATCAGCCCGTCACCTGTCTTCGTCGCCATCGACACGCCGGACCTCGAGCGGGCGCGGGGCCTGGCGAGAAGCCTGGCAGGGGCTGTTGGCGGGCTGAAACTGGGCAAGGAGTTCTTTACCGCCCACGGGCCGGCGGGCGTCCGGGAACTTCGGGAGACCGGGCTGCCGGTTTTCCTCGACCTCAAGTTTCACGATATCCCCAATACTGTCGCCGGCGCCGTCAGGGCGGCGACGGCACTCGATATCGATATGCTGACCGTGCACGCCAGCGGCGGCCCGGCCATGATCGCAGCCGCCCGGGAAGCTGCCCGCGACGGCGCGGCGGCGGCGGGCTGCCGGCAACCGCTTGTCCTCGCGGTGACGGTTCTCACCTCGCTCGATGAGGCGGATCTCGAGGCCGTCGGCCAGACGGGACCCGTGGCGGACCAGGTCGAAAGACTGGCCGTGTTGGCTGCCGGCGCGGGCGCCGACGGCATCGTCGCCTCGCCGCGCGAGATCAAGCGGCTGCGCGCCCGGATGGGGGCGGGTATCCGGCTGGTCGTGCCTGGCATCCGGCCCGGCTGGGCGGTGGCGGGCGATCAGAAACGGGTGACGACGCCCCGTGAGGCCATGGATATGGGCGCCGATATCCTGGTGATCGGCCGGCCCATCACCGAAGCGGAAGATCCGGCGGCGGCGGCGCGCAAGATCGCAGCCGAAATCTCCGCCGCGCACCCCCCCAGGGGCTGA
- a CDS encoding LapA family protein encodes MKAASWLFLIVVALVMVFAVTNREAVGVNLWPLPWALEVPLFVTWIVAFAAGFLAGGLVMIAPLWRWRRLAKQRKRELARLDAARAEFRVDRPAGEPATTDDDGRLISIPHR; translated from the coding sequence GTGAAAGCCGCATCCTGGCTTTTCTTGATCGTCGTCGCGCTGGTCATGGTCTTTGCCGTGACCAATCGCGAGGCCGTGGGCGTCAATCTCTGGCCCCTCCCCTGGGCGCTGGAAGTGCCACTCTTCGTCACCTGGATCGTGGCCTTCGCCGCCGGCTTTCTGGCCGGCGGGCTGGTAATGATAGCGCCGCTCTGGCGCTGGCGGCGGCTGGCGAAGCAGCGCAAGCGCGAACTGGCCCGGCTGGATGCGGCGCGCGCCGAATTTCGCGTCGACAGGCCGGCGGGCGAGCCGGCAACCACCGATGACGACGGCCGCCTGATCTCGATCCCCCATCGTTGA
- a CDS encoding phosphoribosylanthranilate isomerase, which translates to MPLDVKICGLTSADAVDAAVTGGAAFTGFVFVEKSPRFVTAETAAALAARVPPPIGRIGVFVDPDDTLIDSVLAAVKLTALQLHGRETPQRVAALRARTGLGIWRALPVHEAGDLARTRLFDRGAGAVDRFLFDARPPAAASRTGGHGRTFDWRLLRDLETTRPWLLAGGLTARNLAEAVATSGAKGVDVSSGVEDRPGHKDPGRVAEFLAAAAVIRAGK; encoded by the coding sequence ATGCCGCTTGACGTCAAGATCTGTGGCCTGACCAGCGCCGACGCCGTGGATGCGGCCGTTACCGGGGGCGCCGCCTTTACCGGGTTCGTCTTTGTCGAGAAATCACCCCGCTTCGTCACGGCCGAGACGGCCGCGGCGCTGGCTGCCCGCGTCCCCCCGCCCATCGGCCGGATCGGGGTTTTCGTCGATCCCGACGACACGCTGATCGACAGCGTGCTGGCCGCCGTGAAGCTGACGGCCCTTCAGCTTCATGGCCGGGAAACTCCTCAACGCGTGGCTGCCCTGCGTGCGCGCACCGGGCTCGGAATCTGGCGCGCGCTGCCCGTACATGAGGCGGGCGACCTGGCCCGCACAAGGCTCTTCGACCGCGGCGCCGGCGCCGTGGACCGGTTCCTGTTCGACGCCCGCCCGCCCGCAGCGGCGAGCCGAACGGGGGGCCACGGCCGGACTTTCGACTGGCGATTGCTGCGCGACCTGGAAACGACCCGACCCTGGCTTCTGGCGGGTGGTCTTACCGCCCGCAATCTGGCCGAGGCCGTGGCGACGAGCGGCGCGAAAGGGGTAGACGTGTCGTCCGGCGTGGAGGACCGGCCCGGCCACAAGGATCCCGGCCGCGTGGCCGAGTTCCTCGCCGCCGCCGCCGTGATCCGGGCCGGGAAATAG
- the trpA gene encoding tryptophan synthase subunit alpha yields MTPEPTPGSGRLARTFARLKQEGRGGLVTFTMAGDPDAETSLELLNGLPGAGADIVELGMPFSDPMADGPVIEAAGLRARKAGTTMRTTLEIVRRFRSANTTTPLVLMGYFNPIYAYGVTRFARDAAEAGADGLIVVDLPPEEDAELRHPAAEYGLAVIRLASPTTRGARLSRVLDGAAGFLYYVAVAGITGTHSAPAEDIARALAPIRAQTDLPVVVGFGIKTPGQARDIVRHADAAVVGSALVGRLAQNLTPAGAAGADLVADTLAFVGELAAGIRDARSN; encoded by the coding sequence ATGACGCCCGAACCGACTCCCGGCAGCGGACGCCTGGCCAGAACATTCGCCCGTCTGAAGCAGGAAGGGCGCGGCGGGCTCGTGACCTTCACCATGGCGGGCGATCCGGATGCGGAAACTTCTCTCGAACTCCTGAACGGATTGCCTGGCGCCGGCGCGGACATCGTCGAACTTGGCATGCCGTTTTCCGATCCCATGGCCGATGGGCCCGTGATCGAGGCCGCCGGGCTGCGCGCCCGCAAGGCCGGCACGACGATGCGCACGACCCTCGAAATCGTGCGCCGGTTTCGCAGCGCAAACACGACAACGCCGCTGGTTCTCATGGGATATTTCAATCCGATCTACGCCTATGGTGTCACGCGCTTCGCCAGGGACGCGGCCGAAGCAGGGGCCGACGGGCTGATCGTCGTCGATCTGCCGCCCGAAGAAGACGCGGAGCTGCGCCATCCCGCGGCCGAATACGGCCTCGCGGTGATCCGGCTGGCATCGCCAACGACGCGGGGCGCGCGCCTGTCGCGGGTCCTAGATGGCGCGGCCGGGTTTCTCTATTACGTCGCGGTCGCCGGGATCACCGGCACACATTCGGCGCCGGCTGAAGATATCGCCCGCGCCCTCGCACCCATTCGCGCGCAGACGGACCTGCCCGTCGTGGTCGGTTTTGGCATCAAGACGCCGGGCCAGGCGCGTGATATTGTCCGCCACGCCGATGCAGCGGTCGTGGGCTCGGCCCTGGTCGGCCGGCTGGCGCAAAACCTGACGCCAGCCGGCGCCGCCGGCGCCGATCTGGTCGCGGATACGCTGGCGTTCGTCGGCGAGCTGGCGGCCGGGATTCGGGACGCCCGGAGCAACTAG
- the ihfB gene encoding integration host factor subunit beta encodes MTKSQLIARLAEMNPHLFQRDVERIVNTIFDEITEALARGDRVELRGFGAFSVKKRDERVGRNPRTGQTVHVPSKFTPFFKTGKELRERLNHGD; translated from the coding sequence ATGACCAAGTCGCAACTGATCGCGCGGTTGGCGGAGATGAATCCGCATCTGTTTCAGAGAGACGTGGAACGCATCGTCAACACGATTTTTGACGAGATTACCGAGGCTCTGGCACGGGGCGACCGGGTTGAGTTGCGCGGTTTCGGAGCGTTCTCGGTAAAAAAGCGCGACGAGCGCGTCGGACGCAACCCTCGCACCGGTCAGACTGTCCATGTGCCGTCCAAATTCACCCCGTTTTTCAAGACCGGAAAGGAGCTGCGCGAACGCCTGAACCATGGCGATTAG
- the trpB gene encoding tryptophan synthase subunit beta: protein MGHFGIYGGRYVAETLMPLVGEVTEAYAAARRDPAFADELAWYLKHYVGRPSPLYLAKRLTEELGGARIYFKRDELNHTGAHKVNNTLGQILLARRMGKTRIIAETGAGQHGVATATVCALFDLPCVVYMGEEDIRRQRPNVFRMELLGAEVRSVSSGSGTLKDAMNAALRDWVAHVDDTYYLIGTAAGPHPFPEMVRNFQSVIGEEVRAQMAEAEGRLPDSLVACIGGGSNAIGLFYPFLDEPDVAMIAVEAAGEGLETARHAASLNRGRPGVLHGNRTYLLQDADGQITEAHSISAGLDYPGIGPEHAWLHDAGRVRYVAATDDEALDAFQRCARLEGILPALEPAHALAHVLKTAGDLPKDHLLVMNMCGRGDKDIFTVADALGTGLDRTAQE, encoded by the coding sequence ATGGGCCATTTTGGAATTTACGGCGGGCGATATGTGGCCGAAACGCTGATGCCGCTTGTTGGCGAGGTGACGGAGGCCTACGCGGCGGCGCGCCGGGATCCAGCCTTCGCCGACGAGCTTGCCTGGTATCTCAAACATTACGTCGGCCGCCCCAGCCCGCTGTATCTGGCGAAGCGTCTTACCGAGGAACTTGGCGGCGCCAGGATCTATTTCAAGCGCGACGAGTTGAACCACACCGGCGCGCACAAGGTGAACAATACGCTCGGCCAGATCCTGCTGGCACGGCGCATGGGCAAGACCCGCATCATCGCCGAGACCGGCGCAGGCCAGCACGGCGTGGCGACGGCAACGGTCTGCGCCCTCTTCGATCTCCCCTGCGTTGTCTATATGGGTGAGGAGGATATCCGCCGCCAGCGCCCCAACGTGTTTCGCATGGAATTGCTGGGCGCCGAGGTCAGAAGCGTGTCGAGCGGATCGGGCACCCTCAAGGATGCCATGAACGCAGCGCTGCGCGATTGGGTCGCCCATGTGGACGATACCTATTACCTCATCGGAACCGCGGCCGGACCACATCCCTTCCCCGAAATGGTGCGCAATTTCCAGTCTGTGATCGGCGAGGAGGTGCGCGCACAGATGGCCGAGGCGGAAGGCCGCCTGCCGGATTCTCTGGTTGCGTGTATCGGGGGCGGATCGAATGCGATCGGGCTGTTTTATCCGTTTCTGGACGAGCCGGACGTCGCCATGATCGCCGTCGAGGCGGCAGGCGAGGGGCTGGAGACGGCCCGCCACGCCGCCTCGCTCAACCGGGGCAGGCCCGGCGTGCTGCATGGCAACCGCACCTATCTGCTTCAGGATGCCGACGGCCAGATCACGGAGGCGCACTCGATTTCGGCCGGGCTGGATTATCCTGGCATCGGGCCCGAACACGCCTGGCTGCACGATGCGGGCCGGGTGCGCTACGTCGCGGCCACCGACGATGAGGCGCTCGACGCGTTCCAGCGCTGTGCCCGGCTCGAGGGAATTCTTCCAGCGCTCGAGCCCGCCCACGCGCTGGCGCATGTCTTGAAGACGGCGGGCGATCTGCCGAAGGATCACCTGCTGGTCATGAACATGTGCGGCCGGGGCGACAAGGATATTTTCACGGTCGCCGACGCTTTGGGTACGGGGCTGGACCGGACGGCGCAAGAATGA
- the accD gene encoding acetyl-CoA carboxylase, carboxyltransferase subunit beta, whose amino-acid sequence MNWLKNFVRPKVRAFVSKKEVPDNLWRKCPACGQMIFHRELEENLFVCTHCDHHLRLKPELRLAQIFDDGQYRTIELPDTIQDPLKFRDRQRYPDRLKKAQAATGARDALEVAHGKVGGNPVVAAVFNFDFMGGSMGLAVGEALIAAARLAVLQEAALIAIPSSGGARMQEGILSLMQLPRTVIAVEEIKEAGLPYIVVLADPTTGGVSASFAMLGDIAVAEPGAVIGFAGARVIEETIRETLPEGFQRSEYLLQHGMVDMVVHRRDLRDTLGRLVDMLRNPAPGGEVVALRGRSQRQSLLQAGPATS is encoded by the coding sequence ATGAACTGGCTCAAGAATTTCGTACGCCCGAAGGTGCGGGCTTTCGTTTCCAAGAAAGAAGTGCCGGACAATCTCTGGCGCAAGTGCCCCGCCTGCGGACAGATGATTTTCCATCGCGAGCTGGAGGAAAACCTCTTTGTCTGTACCCATTGCGATCATCATCTCCGGCTCAAGCCCGAACTGCGCCTGGCCCAGATTTTCGACGACGGGCAATATCGGACTATCGAGTTGCCCGATACGATTCAGGATCCGCTCAAGTTCCGGGACCGCCAGCGCTACCCCGACCGCCTGAAGAAGGCCCAGGCCGCGACGGGAGCCAGGGACGCGCTGGAAGTGGCGCATGGCAAGGTCGGCGGCAATCCGGTGGTCGCGGCAGTGTTCAATTTCGATTTCATGGGCGGCTCCATGGGTCTTGCCGTGGGGGAAGCCCTGATCGCGGCCGCGCGGCTGGCCGTCCTGCAAGAGGCGGCGCTGATCGCCATCCCGTCCTCTGGCGGCGCACGCATGCAGGAAGGCATCCTCTCGCTGATGCAATTGCCGCGCACCGTTATTGCGGTGGAGGAAATCAAGGAAGCCGGCCTGCCTTATATCGTGGTTCTGGCCGATCCTACGACCGGTGGCGTATCGGCCTCGTTTGCGATGCTGGGCGATATCGCGGTCGCGGAACCCGGCGCGGTGATCGGCTTTGCCGGCGCGCGGGTGATCGAGGAAACGATCCGCGAGACCCTGCCGGAAGGGTTTCAGCGTTCCGAATATCTCCTGCAGCATGGCATGGTGGACATGGTGGTCCACCGGCGCGATCTGCGCGACACGCTGGGACGCCTAGTGGATATGCTGCGCAATCCGGCGCCGGGCGGCGAAGTGGTGGCCCTGCGCGGACGGAGCCAGCGGCAGTCGCTGCTTCAGGCCGGACCGGCAACTTCCTGA
- a CDS encoding FYDLN acid domain-containing protein yields MTLAADHGNWLTGLDWPGIFCPETVGEDLLGKDKLGTKRGCQACGAPFYDLNKVPPLCPKCGAEFKFKAVKPKKPKPVEKAEPKKARPEADSDDSDDGIDIDLEEADIDDQDDDEEESVMEDTSDFGEDDDVGVGVKPSVHDHEK; encoded by the coding sequence TTGACACTTGCGGCGGATCATGGCAATTGGCTTACCGGACTCGATTGGCCCGGAATCTTCTGTCCGGAAACAGTTGGAGAGGACCTTTTGGGCAAGGACAAGCTAGGCACGAAGCGCGGTTGCCAGGCCTGCGGCGCTCCGTTTTATGACCTGAACAAAGTTCCGCCGCTCTGTCCCAAATGCGGCGCGGAGTTCAAGTTCAAGGCCGTCAAACCGAAGAAGCCGAAGCCGGTGGAAAAGGCGGAGCCCAAGAAGGCTCGTCCGGAAGCGGACAGTGACGATAGTGACGACGGTATCGATATCGATCTCGAGGAGGCCGATATCGACGATCAGGACGATGACGAGGAAGAGTCGGTTATGGAAGACACCTCAGACTTCGGCGAAGATGACGATGTCGGCGTCGGGGTCAAGCCCAGCGTCCACGATCACGAAAAATAG
- a CDS encoding BON domain-containing protein, translated as MERQEILDRVRHALASEAAIGARASSIRLALDGGTLTMTGEVADISVKKLALEAAAGTAGVEGILDRLHVRPAAPMGDREIARHVCDAFLQESAFGECAIGILGNGEREMARAPVAPRGHLEIAVADGVVTLNGALPGLVRKRLAGVLAWWVPGSRDVINGIAVEPEETDSDHAIVEAVRIVLEKDPFVDASQIRIAARHGVARLTGLVPTDSERDMAGFDAWYVFGVDKVLNEIQVHA; from the coding sequence GTGGAACGGCAGGAAATTCTCGATCGGGTGCGCCACGCGCTTGCGAGCGAAGCGGCGATCGGCGCCAGGGCCTCGTCGATCCGGCTCGCGCTCGATGGCGGCACCCTCACCATGACCGGCGAGGTGGCCGACATCAGTGTCAAGAAGCTGGCCCTCGAAGCGGCGGCTGGCACGGCCGGGGTCGAGGGCATCCTCGACCGCCTCCACGTGCGCCCGGCGGCCCCGATGGGGGACCGGGAAATCGCCCGGCATGTCTGCGACGCCTTTTTGCAGGAGTCTGCCTTCGGCGAGTGCGCCATAGGCATCCTTGGCAACGGCGAGAGGGAGATGGCCCGCGCGCCCGTTGCGCCCCGGGGCCACCTCGAGATCGCCGTTGCCGACGGCGTCGTTACGCTGAACGGCGCCCTGCCCGGCCTCGTCCGCAAGCGCCTCGCGGGGGTGCTGGCCTGGTGGGTGCCGGGCAGCCGGGATGTGATCAACGGCATCGCCGTCGAGCCGGAGGAGACCGATTCGGATCATGCGATTGTCGAGGCCGTCCGCATCGTTCTCGAGAAGGACCCGTTCGTCGATGCTTCCCAGATCCGGATTGCCGCGCGTCACGGGGTCGCGCGGCTGACCGGGCTGGTGCCGACCGATTCGGAGCGCGATATGGCGGGATTCGATGCCTGGTATGTCTTTGGCGTTGATAAGGTGCTGAACGAAATCCAGGTGCATGCCTGA
- a CDS encoding d(CMP) kinase, which yields MGTTDGQEPPLVIAIDGPSAAGKGTVARKLAAHYRLAYLDTGSLYRATALRLRRAGHPAGSDPAPAEAALAARCVEPADLVDPELRHEDTGRLASRVAAIPEVRAALRDYQRDFARNPPKSALLPAEAGNGPSGRPRGAVLDGRDIGTVVWPEASIKLFVTARPEVRADRRLKELQDRGVAAIKARVLADLVDRDSRDSERAVSPLKPAEDAFVLDTSEMDANQVFDMAVQHISATLDQDI from the coding sequence ATGGGGACAACAGACGGCCAGGAGCCGCCCCTGGTGATCGCCATCGACGGCCCCTCGGCCGCGGGCAAGGGCACGGTGGCGCGAAAGCTCGCGGCTCATTACCGGCTCGCCTATCTCGACACGGGCAGCCTGTACCGCGCCACGGCCCTCAGGCTGCGCCGCGCGGGGCACCCGGCCGGGTCCGACCCCGCCCCGGCCGAGGCGGCCCTGGCGGCCAGGTGCGTCGAGCCGGCTGATCTGGTGGATCCGGAACTCCGCCACGAGGATACGGGCCGGCTGGCCTCGCGGGTGGCCGCGATCCCCGAGGTGCGCGCGGCGTTGCGCGATTATCAGCGGGATTTCGCCCGAAACCCGCCGAAATCAGCCCTTTTGCCGGCGGAAGCGGGAAACGGCCCGTCCGGCCGGCCCCGGGGCGCGGTGCTGGACGGGCGCGATATCGGCACCGTGGTCTGGCCCGAGGCGTCCATCAAACTGTTCGTGACGGCGCGCCCGGAAGTTCGGGCGGACCGGCGGCTCAAGGAGTTGCAGGACCGCGGGGTCGCCGCTATAAAGGCCCGCGTTCTGGCGGACCTCGTGGACCGCGACAGTCGGGATAGCGAGCGGGCCGTATCGCCCCTCAAGCCCGCGGAAGACGCGTTCGTTCTCGACACCAGCGAGATGGACGCAAACCAAGTCTTCGACATGGCTGTGCAGCATATCTCCGCCACGCTGGACCAGGACATCTGA